The DNA window gcacacacacgtaaaaccacacggaacgtgtgtccgtgtgcatttgtacgtgtgtccgtttttttacatgctgacatgtcagtgttttctccggcagcacgggtgacgCACGGTCCGCCCCCGTACCACACggttgtagtgtggatgcggtcccgtgtgtcccgcgccggagaaaacacacgtgtcagagaaaaaaaaaaactttaactcaccttctccagccctcctgtctctgccgctgctgtcacttgctgccgaccgccgctcattattctcatttaatattcacttcactgcggccggaagcagcagcagtggggagacagcagggctggagaccgaagatcagcaccacggacagcaggaaggaccacgtgagtatgcaaataacCTGTTCtctgtatgttatcacggatagcatgtggagaacacacgtggcccgcacgtaccagagacacgtacttacctgcacgcaacacgcaggggaaatacgtgtctctcggcacgtgcgtgatttttatgtgagtgtgtcggaggcctaaatgaGTATAAATAATAAAGCCAATAGATGGGGTTCTCTGAGCTAACACAGATCAAGCACCCACAGTTATTCCCCAGTCATAACCGCTATCTCAGGGATACCATCAGCCACTGCATGTTACTAACTGTGTTCGAAAAATCCACCGCACTCTGGAATATTCATAAGGGCAAAACCAGTTTATTTAGTGAAGTGCACATAAGAAAGGATAAGCGACACAAGGGGAGTATAACATTTTGACCCATCCCGGTATCAACGGAAAAAGTGAATACGATGACACTGCCGGCGTCATGGTTGCTAAGAGACTGAGAGGCAGATCGAGCTTCTCCAGTCATTTGACtatgcaggacctgtgatgacgttaATAGCGTCATCGTTGCCaatgttacagggggactggaatGCAGGCCGGACTACTCTGGTCATATGActgtacaggacctgtgatgacactACTAGCATCATAGTTGCTGAGATTACAGGGGGATTAAAAGGCAGACTGGACTTTTCCAGTCATGTGAATATATAGGACCTGTGATGACGCTGATAGCGTCATAGTTGCTGAGGTTACATAGGGACTGGGCGGCAGGCCGGACTTCTCCGGTTATGTGACTGTGTAGGACCTGTCAAAAACTAAAAGCTTACATTACCTTAAAAACAGTTACTTTATTAAcacatatgccacaaacaaggtaaaCACATAATTGTTTTGTGTTGAGATGAAAGGTGGGAATTATATGTGTCTAACTGTCACCCTTCCTatcatacgggggtcggcgtctTGAAGTTCATGACGCCCCCGTTCTGCGTCGACTAGAGTCCTGTGCTGACCCTCCACTCAATCTATATATATCCCGTGCTCCTACataaaagtgggtaaggtgaaacacccgaaATAGAGCCCACAGGGATAGTATGTGCAAGTAATATATAGAGAGATTCTGTCCGTCAGTATATGTCTTTTTTAGGTCTATGGGATGGGCCTGACTCAATCGACTACCAGTAGATTTAAACAATAAATATTGACTTATGTTGTATTATTGTCCAGGATGCACACGCCGAACCCCGTATGATAGAAAGGGTGAGAGTTATacgggctttacacggtactatctatcgtgcgatagcacgagggatcatacccgcccccattgtttgtgcgtcacgggcaaatcgctgcccgtgtcgcacaaagtccttaaagcgccatcacacatacttacctcttgtgcgacctcgctgtgggcggcgaacatcctcttcctgaagggggagggacgttcggcgtcacagcgacgtcacacagccaccggccaatagaagtggaggggcggagatgagcgggacgtaaacatcccgcccacctccttccttctgcatagccggcgggtgccgcgggacgcaggtaagttgtgtgcatcgttcccgtggtgtctcaCGGAGCGACgtatgctgccacgggaacgatgaacaaccggcgccatgtaaaataaacaatattttaaaactgagcgacgagtacacgactcacgatttgtgaccgattcagcatcgctcggaggtgtcacacgaaacaacatcgtgtacgatgccggatgtgcgtcacgaaaaccgtgaccccaacgatgcatcgcacaatcggtcgtctcgtgtaaagcctgcaTTAGACACATAtaattcccacctttcttctcaacACAAAATAATGATGTCtttaccttgtttgtggcatatgtgTTAATAATGTAACTGTTTTTAAGGTAATATAAGCTTTTAGTTTTTGATAATTGATATTCTACCTTAGTATTTTGATTCTGTGCTTGACTGTGTAGGACCTGTCATGATGATGATGCTTATCGTGTCATAGTTGCGATCACAACCTCAAATAGAACCATGACTAGTCAGACCCAGTTCGCTCCCTGTAAACTTGGAGCAAGCTGGGTCTGACTAGTCAGGTTTATATTTGAGGTATGCGATAATGCTATCCGCAGGTACATACGCAAGTTTCCCACAGCTGCTTGCCGTAAtcagcagctatttttagctgcggtagtacagcgaaatagcggcggtaaacctgtggacattcatgcggctttccTGCAGAACTCCTGGCCTCTATCTACATAGTGGAGggtcgggatttccgcaggtaattccgcagaaataattgacatgcaattacgtgcggctttgggacatccgcagcatattccgcagccgcacgtatctgcagcattgacacagcactccccatgtcccataggataacatggggagtgtctgtacatactgaaacctgcggatttatctggaaaatccagaaaatccgcagattttccgcagataaatccgcaggtttaattttaggtgggcacatggcctaaaagtcTCAATAAGGCCCTGTGCGAACTAGAAAATGGaagtttcttaagaaaattccgctccctccgaaagattaccgcacctacggtaaaaaaaacacacctgaaaaccgcatgctgTTTTACCGTGGTTTGCCTCGGTTTTACCGTGGTTTTGCCGCAGTATTGCTGCAAATTTTccacaggttgttccctgcggttttttaccattatctatggcaaaaaccgcaggtacctgaaagaaatgacctcactgcttcaccaccgtgcggagctgccgccccaccaccgtgcggagctgccgccccaccaccgtgcggagctgccgccccaccaccgtgcggagctgccgccccaccaccgtgcggagctgccgccccaccaccgtgcggagctgccgccccaccaccgtgcggagctgccgccccacctacaccccacctactgtctcctccccaaaatcctttaggatgtaagcccgcaagggcagggccctcttccccctgtgctagtctgtctattgtaacgtgtacatgtattctgtatgtaaccccctcatgtacagcaccatggaatcaatggtgctctataaataaacaataataataataataataataataataaagaaagaagtgacatgcatattaattccgcagcggaaattccgcagcaaaacctgttggtgaaaaaaacgcagtatgcgcacagcattttttttttaccataggttttgctggggaatgactgcagcaaggttatgaacattttctacagcaaaacatgcagcaaatccacggtaaaaaaaaccgcagtgtgcgcacagggcctaataggatAGGCTTTTTTTTAAAAGAGGCCAATGTTTCTGAATAATATGGTATATCCATGATATCGTAGGGTGAAATGTATGAATAAAAGGGATGCGTTCAACCCTTGTAGTTGATTTAATTATAGATGGATTCGTACTGACTTGTAGTAATTCCTGTTGAAGCAGGGTAGATGGATAATTCCTAGTAAGGAATTTATTTGACATTTCTTCAAGTCTTTTTGTGCATGTGGAGGCGCCTGAAACTATTCTAGTAATACGATGAAATTGTGGCAGAAGTAAGCTGTTTTTAGTGGCCCTAGGATGACAGCTCTGAAAATGTAATAAATTGTTGCAGTCTGTCGGTTTAGAATAAGTATCTGTACTCACGTGTCCATTAAAATCCTTAATAATGGTTGTATCCAAAACCACAAATACGGACTAAGTCATGGTTCAGAGTAAAGCCTAGGTCCTCATAGACTTCTGCCATCACTAATATAGAGCTTAGTGTCTGCTGTGAGCTGCgataaaccccttattaccctgattgccaccgtaccagagcaatcgggaagagctggataaGTGCTGgggttgttgcatctaatggatgccacaatcccgggcagctgcaggctgatatttttagtttGGGCGCTCCCAATAACTTTGGGTCTTCCCAGCTTGagcataccagcccccagatgtctggctttatcttggctggttatcaaaattgggggggaccgcacgctgtttttttaatttatttatttttagtgtgCGCCcgtagaccaggtctgtgattggaagcgtcagacaggctgtcacacaaGCTGAAGGTGCTGTTtggctgcaatcaatcacagatgccggtgagtGGGGCAAGTAGTGAATAGTGAATATATattagcctaatgagcggccctaaAAGAAGAATGAGTGGCTGCGGGAGCAGTGGGACAGCTGCGCTTttaatcggtgagtatgaagctctTGCTCCTACTCACTTTGTGGCGGATTTTGGGGACCAGCATCCAGCCAGATACGGGGGATCAATCTCCCGCCAATCCCGAGTCAGCGAGGGACTGATCTGAgaatcctcccatcactagtgagaaacacAGGGACAAAACACACAAAGAATGTACATGCTGCATTTCTTTTTCAGAAGTCTGTAACAAATAAgctgcagacaaaaaaactgcaacatgcgcacaacaaatctgaattctcatagacttttctaggaagtcaaaagtcagaattttctgacaacaaaactgcaccaaaaaaggggcaaaaacatgacaaaaaacacagcgtgtgcatatagccttagaaCCGGGACAGGTTGAATAACAATACTCACCTTGTGTCACTTTGGATTATTAAAGTTCTCCTTTCTTATGTGCAGTTCACTAAATAACCTGTTTTTGCACTTATGATATTTGAGTGTGGTGGATTTTTCTAGCCTTGTACATTTGGGGAACACGTTGCATTCCTCCGGCACCTCCTACCATAATTGGAGTGCAGACCATTCTTACTAATTAATTGAGGATACCACCCTATCTAATGCCCCAACTTCATCAATTTGCCAAAACTGACTCCATAAACTAAAGGAATCATAGCTAAGATGATTCCCCAACCACCAATTTACCATCAATTGCAAGGACCCCAAAACACCAAAGTCACCAAGACCCAAATACCACCAACCCCATGTGCTACCCATACAGCTCCTAACACAGGAAAATTAAGGAAGTTAGGATGGGACTCCTAACTTGCTGTTCCTACACCAAGATTACTATGGACTCACACTTTCCTTATTGCTATATTATTCCCTAAAAACCTTCCTTGCTGTTCCCTATAAACACCAGTCAAATGGACCTTCATTtattccttcttcttttttttctagATACCCGACATTTGGAATACTACAACTCCAAGTTATGATTCAAACTGCAGCATTGATGATTTCCGTAACAAGGTCTACTCTACTGCATACTCCATGTTTACAATATTTGGTCTTGTCGGAAATATCTTTGCTTTAATTGTCCTGATAAAAACCTACAGACAGAGAACAGCTTTCCATATCTACATGCTTAACCTTGCCATCTCTGATCTGCTGTTCATCTGCACCCTCCCATTGAGAGTGGTCTATTACATCAGCAAAGGAAACTGGTACTTTGGTGGGTTTCTTTGTCGAATCAGTTCCTACGTCTTCTACGTGAATTTGTACTGCAGCATTTTCATTCTTACGGCAATGAGCTTCACACGCTTTTTGGCAATAGTCTTCCCGGTTAAAAACCTCAAATTAGTGTCTATAAGAAGAGCAAAGTGGGCTTGTGTAGGAATATGGCTCTTTGTCACTATAACAAGTTCACCATTTTTAATGACTGGGTCATATGTGGACTCCAAAACCAATGCATCCAAGTGTTTTGAGCCACCACCTtctgaaggtaaaaaaaaaatggtgctcaTTCTCAACTACATTGCCTTCATCATTGGCTTCATCCTACCATTTATTGTAATATTGGTGTGCTACACTATGATCATAAAGACATTGCTAAAGAACTCTATGGCAAAACAACAGAATTCGAGAAAGAAGGCCATTCGCATGATTATCATAGTCATGCTTGTGTTCTTCCTAAGCTTCATACCTTATCATATCCAACGGGCAATCCACCTTCACACAGTCAACAAAAATAAGGACTGCAACGAGACCTTATGGGAGCAGAAGAAAGTAGTAATAACGCTTGCACTTGCAGCCTCTAATTGCTGCTTTGATccaatgctctactttttctctggAGAAAACTTTCGAAGAAGACTCTCAACCTTAAGGAAGCACTCTGTTTCAAGTATAGTCCAAGATAATAAAAGAAAAAAGTCGGGAAGCTTACATGACAAGTCTGAAGTCTTACCTGCCTTGGAGAAGCAGGACAGTAATGAAAGTTAAGTTCCTTTGTCAATCTTACATTGCCAGATCAATATGATGGCCCTTATTTCGGATTACCAAAAACTGAGAAAAATAGCGTCATGTTGGATTATTGAATAAACGTAAGAAATGTATGAAAGTCCTTCCCCATTTCATAAAAAGAGTGATAAGTAGATTCATCCATGAGAGGTTTCTGGCCGAGCAATGAAGAAACCGTCCATGCTTCAAACTCACTGTTTTCTAGACGTCCATTGTCGTAAATTCTCTTTCAACTGTTGATGTCTTGGTAGACCATCATATGAATAAGCTCAAAAAACTGTCTGTGAATTATATATACTTTCAAATAGGAGCTTGATCTCCATTGGCCTATTTTGAAGACTTTGTATACTTACCTTCTCTTGGGTACAGAGTAAAGATGTTGCACTGGATCACTTGGCCAAAGGTGGGCCACTGGACTGCTTCTATTACCAAAAATTGTAAGACTTTACAGCACTGTTGTGTGTGTTTGCATTTGGCAGAGACATTTGGCTTAAGTTGCTATGCTTTTCCTATGGAATGTCTCTCGATAAATAGTGCGGAAATTCACTTAATTCTTCAAGTGACTTCAAAAATCAAATAGACTTTGAGAAGATGTGAAAACTTTCTAAGTGTTACTGTTAATTTCTATGTTTATAATGGAAAGCAAAAGAATGGTAAAAGTCTCATATCTTGGCAGTTAAATACAAGAACATTCCACTTCTGATTtccataatgtaacgcctgcctggatccacagactcatatgggctgtaatggggaggctagagggaagccactcactaagcaggacccccagaaccctgaaaccctttaacccctatacagggatttggaattacacagggctctggaaatcactatctgtggaaggctgcagtccgatgagagtagtagtcaggcagggtcaaaccaggaattgcggaacagggacagaatcggcaggcaatgacgtagtcagcaaacgttgcagaggtcaaatccggatcgggcagcaaggtacaaaaacagtaggcaggagggtagtcagaaaacacgcagaagtcagcacacaggaatcaccaaacagaataggacgtaacaggagccaggaaaatcagaactatctctggcagtggtcatgtgacaagagggggaataagaagggtgtggtgtcttcccattagctgtagcttaaCCCTGGCAACttaagctggaagacacatgccacccacagtcagccagcggtactgcagatcccaagataacccagcccagtggatgatcggagcctgtgcccaccggtgccgctggcatcgactcctctcccatcaccagcaccatccatggcaggaacactgcgtcgcctggcgatcggagcagaagtcgctggagcagactccagcgGTGACGTAACACATTAGTTCCATCTATTTGAAACCACTGAGAAATGTAAATGGCTCTTGTATCACGTATTTGTAGACCATAATGACTATGGCCAATTTTTAGACAATAAAGTGGATAAATTATAAAATCATATTATAATAAAAAGTTATGAGGATATCAACATTGATATATATGGACAACGCAGAATTATGAGTTGAAACTCACCTTAAAGGGATTGTATCGTTCAGTTACCCAATAAGAAGATTTGAAATTTCTTAGTTAAAGGGATTTTCTATGATTTTGATGAAATTTACTAAATGCAGAGGAATGTGGTAAAATAAAAGAATAATTTGTAATATAGTAACAGCGCTCCTCCGATAGTATCACTGGTCTTATTGACATGTCTATAATGATGAAGTGCCAACCATGTGTGCATGACAATGGCTTCCAAAGACTGATCAAAGGAGGAaagtaagggtgctttcacactgctttcttctccccgttcagtggtcctgaCGGGTCCTCTGTCCGAACCCCCTGCAATAATGGATTCGGACATATGAGCCAGCAGGTCCACTGACTAGATTGGTGCAGATAGTCATCATGTGCTctcttgtgcaccattttcgggtgtacatgcctattggaggtggacacccagacgtagtagacctgcgtctgggtgtccacctccagtaa is part of the Anomaloglossus baeobatrachus isolate aAnoBae1 chromosome 9, aAnoBae1.hap1, whole genome shotgun sequence genome and encodes:
- the CYSLTR1 gene encoding cysteinyl leukotriene receptor 1 — protein: MLSPTSQIPDIWNTTTPSYDSNCSIDDFRNKVYSTAYSMFTIFGLVGNIFALIVLIKTYRQRTAFHIYMLNLAISDLLFICTLPLRVVYYISKGNWYFGGFLCRISSYVFYVNLYCSIFILTAMSFTRFLAIVFPVKNLKLVSIRRAKWACVGIWLFVTITSSPFLMTGSYVDSKTNASKCFEPPPSEGKKKMVLILNYIAFIIGFILPFIVILVCYTMIIKTLLKNSMAKQQNSRKKAIRMIIIVMLVFFLSFIPYHIQRAIHLHTVNKNKDCNETLWEQKKVVITLALAASNCCFDPMLYFFSGENFRRRLSTLRKHSVSSIVQDNKRKKSGSLHDKSEVLPALEKQDSNES